Proteins encoded in a region of the Excalfactoria chinensis isolate bCotChi1 chromosome 16, bCotChi1.hap2, whole genome shotgun sequence genome:
- the RNF215 gene encoding RING finger protein 215 has protein sequence MAALRAALLAPLLALSRAGPGPATSARVEVSVSGPGDAAGDGDGTAAGPGGSYTLRGALLGAAGDGSGPGRGAPREEEIGGRLVLVGDAEPELGAADSWIGVVPVGEEPADSPRSAKEESFTAAVVSKMKRALVLGASALLILALNQNAIRELDVSQLLAKPVIVIQSSDNVTRLLGALLRGLRATAKITYQAVLLENLGVTLTLWSTCGLSRGGLYGEWQGVICTGENSSQVQKYLQQLWNTILLIALLLCMGVMVQAQRQSRQGLSERDAELDLKQHIRRRLLALKTRRYNPGRALRSRACEIDSCAVCLDQFSKSQWLRVLPCSHEFHRDCVDPWLLLQHTCPLCKHNILGNCCGES, from the exons ATGGCGGCTCTgcgtgcagctctgctggctccgCTGCTGGCTctgagccgggccgggccgggacCGGCGACCTCCGCCCGCGTGGAAGTGTCTGTGTCGGGACCGGGGGACGCGGCCGGGGACGGTGACGGGacggcggcggggcccggcggcTCCTACACGCTGCGCGGGGCCCTGCTGGGCGCGGCGGGGGACGGgagcgggccgggccgcggggcGCCGCGGGAAGAGGAGATCGGGGGGCGGCTGGTGCTG GTGGGGGATGCGGAGCCGGAGCTGGGTGCTGCCGACAGCTGGATCGGGGTGGTGCCTGTGGGTGAGGAGCCGGCAGACAGCCCCCGCAGCGCCAAGGAGGAGTCCTTCACTGCTGCCGTGGTCAGCAAG ATGAAGCGAGCCCTGGTACTGGGGGCTTCAGCCCTGCTCATCCTGGCACTGAACCAGAATGCCATCCGGGAG CTGGATgtctcccagctccttgctAAGCCCGTCATCGTAATCCAATCCTCGGACAATGTCACCCggctgctgggagcactgcTGCG AGGACTACGGGCTACAGCGAAGATCACATACCAGGCGGTGCTGCTGGAGAACCTG GGGGTGACACTCACCCTGTGGTCCACCTGTGGCCTGTCCCGAGGGGGCCTGTATGGCGAGTGGCAGGGTGTCATCTGCACCGGGGAGAACAGCTCGCAGGTCCAG AAgtacctgcagcagctgtggaacaCCATCCTGCTCAttgctctgctcctctgcatGGGGGTGATGGTGCAGGCACAGCGGCAGTCACGGCAAGGCCTGTCGGAGCGGGATGCTGAG CTGGACCTGAAGCAGCACATTCGGCGGCGGCTGTTGGCCCTGAAGACACGGCGGTACAATCCAGGCAGGGCGCTGCGGAGCCGGGCCTGTGAGATCGATAGCTGTGCCGTGTGCCTGGACCAGTTCAGCAAGAGCCAG TGGCTGCGCGTGCTGCCGTGTTCCCACGAGTTTCACCGCGACTGTGTGGACCCTtggctcctcctgcagcacacctGCCCGCTCTGCAAGCATAACATCCTGG GGAACTGCTGTGGAGAGAGTTAG
- the LOC140259554 gene encoding SEC14-like protein 2 → MRPHQFLPRLVSAAAISVPSPPVPAAASIDVSAAPSPTPSSRSPGRAREATRAGHSPRPAPGGAASPSSIPAALKRRRRGRGAGTMSGRVGELSPRQAEALEEFRESIKDVLPSLPSQDDYFLLKWLRARGFDLPKSEAMIRKHVEVRKRMDADNIVAWEAPEVIRKYMAGGMCGYDREGSPIWYDIVGPLDPKGLLFSASKHDLIKNKFRDCELLQLECEKQSQKLGKKVETVLLVCDCEGMGLKHLWKPMVEVNGEIMMMFEENYPESLKCMIIIKAPKIFPVVYNLIKHFVSEETRKKVVVLGSNWKEVLQQYIDPSQIPAEYGGTLTDPDGNPKCPSKINYGGDVPKRYYVRDQLAQPYEHTAVVNRGSSHQVEYEILAPGCVLRWQFKSEGADVGFGVYLKTKVGERQRAGDMTEVFPTQRYNAHMVPEDGSLTCSTPGIYVLRFDNTYSYIHAKKVSYSVEVLLPDAASAQQIQQLGDKPAEATPAHSP, encoded by the exons ATGCGTCCCCACCAGTTCCTACCCCGTCTCGTATCCGCGGCCGCCATCTCTGTCCCATCTCCTCCTGTTCCTGCCGCAGCGTCCATCGACGTGTCCGCTGCTCCATCTCCCACCCCGTCCAGCCGCTCTCCGGGCCGTGCCCGCGAGGCCACCCGTGCCGGGCACAGTCCAAGGCCGGCACCGGGCGGAGCCGCCTCGCCCAGCTCCATCCCGGCCGCCCTTAAGAGGCGGCGCCGGGGGCGCGGAGCCGGCACCATGAGCGGCCGCGTCGGGGAGCTGAGCCCGCGGCAGGCGGAGGCGCTGGAGGAG TTCCGAGAGAGCATCAAGGACGTGCTCCCCTCACTGCCCTCCCAGGACGACTATTTCCTCTTGAAATGGCTCCGAG CGCGCGGCTTCGACCTGCCCAAGTCAGAGGCCATGATCCGCAAG CACGTGGAGGTCCGCAAACGCATGGATGCCGACAACATCGTTGCCTGGGAGGCGCCTGAG GTGATCAGGAAGTACATGGCTGGAGGCATGTGTGGATACGACCGGGAGGGCAGCCCCATCTGGTACGACATTGTCGGGCCGCTGGACCCCAAGGGGCTGCTCTTCTCCGCCTCCAAGCACGATCTGATCAAAAACAAGTTCCGTGACTgcgagctgctgcagctggaatgTGAGAAGCAGAGCCAGAAG CTGGGCAAGAAAGTAGAGACGGTGCTGCTGGTCTGTGACTGTGAAGGCATGGGCTTGAAGCACCTCTGGAAGCCAATGGTGGAAGTAAATGGAGAG ATCATGATGATGTTTGAGGAGAATTACCCTGAGTCCTTGAAGTGCATGATCATCATAAAGG CTCCCAAGATCTTCCCTGTTGTCTACAACCTGATCAAGCACTTTGTGAGCGAGGAAACTCGCAAGAAGGTCGTGGTGCTGGGAT CCAACTGGAAGGAGGTCCTGCAGCAGTACATCGACCCCTCGCAGATCCCAGCAGAGTACGGGGGCACACTGACGGACCCCGATGGGAACCCCAAGTGCCCCAGCAAG ATCAACTACGGAGGGGACGTGCCGAAGCGGTACTACGTGCGGGATCAGCTGGCGCAGCCCTACGAGCACACGGCGGTGGTCAACAGGGGCTCGTCCCACCAGGTGGAGTACGAGATCCTCGCCCCCGGCTGCGTGCTCAG GTGGCAGTTCAAGTCGGAAGGGGCCGACGTGGGCTTCGGGGTGTACCTGAAGACGAAGGTCGGGGAGCGGCAGCGGGCGGGCGACATGACCGAGGTGTTCCCCACCCAGCGCTACAACGCGCACATGGTGCCCGAGGACGGCTCCCTCACCTGCTCCACGCCCGGCATCT ACGTGCTGCGCTTCGAcaacacctacagctacatccACGCCAAGAAGGTGAGCTACAGCgtggaggtgctgctgcccgACGCCGCCTCGGCCCAGCAGATCCAGCAGCTCGGGGACAAGCCGGCCGAGGCGACCCCGGCCCACAGCCCGTGA
- the CCDC157 gene encoding coiled-coil domain-containing protein 157 isoform X2: protein MAHLLGHPGCMASLQADLRDLQGAITDVTSRTGPARFPSWKFPNKVSCELDLLALLERYSHAEGDPEFSQHAHVVLLELVIDRLLLLLQSFTGYAENLLSERTVPPAEAVGPCMSAGLTVRRYWHSMLRLGACYQQLQTEKKTCRKDIAALRSTPEAERIAKECLKDCLPSASEPSTPPSAAQPRPACSPVERSRSISTQTAEPPAPCDGCASAQAGLQEVSKAIISICQSQNIPSALSRFQEVVEGTEGRRTLSATDVSYWISEQSKDLSHISKHLHTLLEQVNPLKSELAESKKEKDELQKQVEDFARLLQVEKETQEQQRKEAEQSLEAKNKERLEAVARLEQDKDDLRRGAALLEEQISALKEALATKQAAVQELEATKQTLLEDLKTAVVARSRVLELEEEVQQLTSQRDSLGQELSAVTTQLEKEKAKVESTLRHEKSLQAKQSTLLQQLDSLDQEREELQASLGEVEEDRARMAEQLQESQKQKEQSMHQLRVQQELLDTLQQEKLRLEQSISELQENVSGLEEQAKELKEREKLLVFFPELHIPVETQFESTGNITEDMEKQLQANHIRIGVLEQENTRLRAALAKVKAAAQQGVLQHIPQTQQWTQLSSQRGGEAAGPPSSQGSGDGKGLYRATSKARQRPVGSQQHKLLPTEPAREARACITLPAEGLVLAPHKPRGSSSTARAHHFSHRK, encoded by the exons ATGGCACACCTCCTGGGACACCCCGGCTGCATGGCGAGCCTGCAGGCCGACCTGAGGGACCTGCAAGGAGCCATCACCGACGTCACCTCCCGCACCGGCCCTGCACGCTTCCCCTCCTGGAAGTTCCCCAACAAAGTGTCCTGCGAGCTGGATCTGCTGGCGCTGCTGGAGCGGTACAGTCATGCCGAGGGAGACCCTGAGTTCAGCCAGCATGCGCacgtggtgctgctggagctggtgaTAGACAG gctgctgctgctgcttcagagctTCACGGGCTATGCAGAAAACCTGCTCAGTGAGCGAACTGTGCCCCCAGCGGAGGCAGTGGGACCATGCATGTCGGCAGGGCTGACGGTGAGGAGGTACTGGCACAGCATGCTGCGACTGGGGGCCTGCTACCAGCAGCTTCAGACTGAG AAGAAGACTTGCAGGAAGGATATTGCTGCACTACGATCCACCCCTGAGGCTGAGAGAATTGCAAAGGAATGCTTGAAGGACTGTTTGCCATCTGCTTCAGAGCCAAGCACACCCCCAAGTGCTGCCCAGCCCAggcctgcctgcagccctgttGAGCGCAGTCGCAGCATCTCCACGCAGACAGCAGAGCCTCCAGCACCCTGTGAcggctgtgccagtgcccagGCTGGCCTTCAAGAGGTCAGCAAAGCCATCATCAGCATCTGCCAGAGCCAGAACATCccctcagctctgagcagatttcaggaggtggtggagggCACTGAGGGGAGAAGGACCCTCTCTGCAACTGATGTGAGCTATTGGAtctcagagcaaagcaaagacCTCTCACACATCAGCAAACACCTCCACacgctgctggagcaggtcaaCCCTCTGAAGTCTGAACTGGCAGAGTCAAAGAAGGAGAAGGATGAGCTGCAGAAACAGGTGGAGGACTTTGCTCGGCTGCTTCAGGTGGAGAAGGAGACCCAAgaacagcagaggaaggaggctgagcagagccTGGAAGCAAAGAACAAAGAGCGTTTGGAGGCTGTAGCCAGGCTGGAGCAGGACAAGGATGACCTACGGAGAG GAGCTGCTCTACTGGAAGAGCAAATCTCTGCCCTAAAGGAAGCACTGGCCACAAAGCAggctgctgtgcaggagctgg AGGCAACCAAGCAAACTTTGCTGGAGGACTTGAAGACTGCAGTGGTGGCCAGGAGCCgggtgctggagctggaggaggaggtgcAGCAGCTCACCAGCCAGCGGGACAGCCTGGGCCAGGAGCTGAGTGCAGTCACCACtcagctggagaaggagaaggcCAAAGTGGAGAGCACACTGAGGCACGAGAAG TCCCTACAGGCCAAGCAGAgcaccctgctgcagcagctggacaGCCTGGACCAGGAGCGTGAGGAGCTGCAAGCTAGCCTgggggaggttgaggaggacaGAGCCAGgatggcagagcagctgcaggagagccagaagcagaaggagcagagcaTGCACCAGCTACGGGTGCAGCAG gagctgctggacacattgcagcaggagaagctgagactggAGCAGTCCATCTCTGAGCTACAGGAGAATGTTTctgggctggaggagcaggCAAAGGAGCTGAAAGAGCGGGAGAAACTCCTGGTGTTCTTCCCTGAGCTGCACATCCCCGTTGAGACACAGTTTGAGA GCACTGGGAACATCACTGAGGACatggagaagcagctgcaggccAACCACATCAGGATTGgtgtgctggagcaggagaaCACGCGGCTCAGGGCTGCGCTGGCCAAGGTGaaggcagctgctcagcagggcGTGCTGCAG CACATCCCACAGACCCAGCAGTGGACTCAGCTCAGCAGTCAGCGTGGAGGGGAGGCTGCAGG TCCTCcgagcagccaaggcagcggAGATGGCAAAGGATTGTACAGAGCCACCAGCAAGGCCCGGCAGAGACCCGTGGGCAGCCAGCAACATAAGCTGCTCCCAACAGAACCTGCACGTGAGGCCAGAGCCTGCATCACACTGCCAGCGGAGGGACTGGTGCTGGCTCCACACAAGCccagagggagcagcagcacagccagagcacaCCACTTCTCGCACCGCAAATAG
- the SEC14L2 gene encoding SEC14-like protein 2 translates to MSGRVGELSPRQAEALAQFRESIKDVLPSLPSQDDYFLLKWLRARGFDLPKSEAMIRKHVEVRKRMDADNIVAWEAPEVIRKYMAGGMCGYDREGSPIWYDIIGPLDPKGLLFSASKQDLLKNKFRDCELLRLECEKQSQKLGKKVEMVMMVYDCEGLGLKHLWKPAVEAYGELLAMFEENYPESLKRLLIVKAPKIFPVAYNLVKHFLSEDTRKKVVVLGSNWKEVLQQYIDPSQIPAEYGGTLTDPDGNPKCPSKINYGGDVPKRYYVRDQLAQPYEHTAVVNRGSSHQVEYEILAPGCVLRWQFKSEGADVGFGVYLKTKVGERQRAGDMTEVFPTQRYNAHMVPEDGSLTCSTPGIYVLRFDNTYSYIHAKKVSYSVEVLLPDAASAQQIQQLGDKPAEATPAHSP, encoded by the exons ATGAGCGGCCGCGTCGGGGAGCTGAGCCCGCGGCAGGCGGAGGCGCTGGCGCAG TTCCGAGAGAGCATCAAGGACGTGCTCCCCTCACTGCCCTCCCAGGACGACTATTTCCTCTTGAAATGGCTCCGAG CGCGCGGCTTCGACCTGCCCAAGTCAGAGGCCATGATCCGCAAG CACGTGGAGGTCCGCAAACGCATGGATGCCGACAACATCGTTGCCTGGGAGGCGCCTGAG GTGATCAGGAAGTACATGGCTGGAGGCATGTGTGGATACGACCGGGAGGGCAGCCCCATCTGGTACGACATCATTGGGCCGCTGGACCCCAAGGGGCTGCTCTTCTCCGCCTCCAAGCAGGACCTGCTCAAGAACAAGTTCCGTGACTGCGAGCTGCTGCGGCTGGAATGTGAGAAGCAGAGCCAGAAG CTGGGCAAGAAGGTTGAGATGGTGATGATGGTCTATGACTGCGAGGGCCTGGGCTTGAAGCACCTCTGGAAACCAGCAGTGGAGGCATATGGTGAG ctcctggcgATGTTTGAGGAGAATTACCCTGAGTCCTTGAAGCGACTGTTAATCGTGAAGG CTCCCAAGATCTTCCCGGTGGCCTACAACCTGGTCAAACACTTCCTGAGTGAGGACACCCGCAAGAAGGTCGTGGTGCTGGGAT CCAACTGGaaggaggtgctgcagcagtaCATCGACCCCTCGCAGATCCCAGCGGAGTACGGGGGCACGCTGACGGACCCCGATGGGAACCCCAAGTGCCCCAGCAAG ATCAACTACGGAGGGGACGTGCCGAAGCGGTACTACGTTCGGGATCAGCTGGCGCAGCCCTACGAGCACACGGCGGTGGTCAACAGGGGCTCGTCCCACCAGGTGGAGTACGAGATCCTCGCCCCCGGCTGCGTGCTCAG GTGGCAGTTCAAGTCGGAAGGGGCCGACGTGGGCTTCGGGGTGTACCTGAAGACGAAGGTCGGGGAGCGGCAGCGGGCGGGCGACATGACCGAGGTGTTCCCCACCCAGCGCTACAACGCGCACATGGTGCCCGAGGACGGCTCCCTCACCTGCTCCACGCCCGGCATCT ACGTGCTGCGCTTCGAcaacacctacagctacatccACGCCAAGAAGGTGAGCTACAGCgtggaggtgctgctgcccgACGCCGCCTCGGCCCAGCAGATCCAGCAGCTCGGGGACAAGCCGGCCGAGGCGACCCCGGCCCACAGCCCGTGA
- the CCDC157 gene encoding coiled-coil domain-containing protein 157 isoform X3 yields the protein MAHLLGHPGCMASLQADLRDLQGAITDVTSRTGPARFPSWKFPNKVSCELDLLALLERYSHAEGDPEFSQHAHVVLLELVIDRLLLLLQSFTGYAENLLSERTVPPAEAVGPCMSAGLTVRRYWHSMLRLGACYQQLQTEKKTCRKDIAALRSTPEAERIAKECLKDCLPSASEPSTPPSAAQPRPACSPVERSRSISTQTAEPPAPCDGCASAQAGLQESKAKTSHTSANTSTRCWSRSTL from the exons ATGGCACACCTCCTGGGACACCCCGGCTGCATGGCGAGCCTGCAGGCCGACCTGAGGGACCTGCAAGGAGCCATCACCGACGTCACCTCCCGCACCGGCCCTGCACGCTTCCCCTCCTGGAAGTTCCCCAACAAAGTGTCCTGCGAGCTGGATCTGCTGGCGCTGCTGGAGCGGTACAGTCATGCCGAGGGAGACCCTGAGTTCAGCCAGCATGCGCacgtggtgctgctggagctggtgaTAGACAG gctgctgctgctgcttcagagctTCACGGGCTATGCAGAAAACCTGCTCAGTGAGCGAACTGTGCCCCCAGCGGAGGCAGTGGGACCATGCATGTCGGCAGGGCTGACGGTGAGGAGGTACTGGCACAGCATGCTGCGACTGGGGGCCTGCTACCAGCAGCTTCAGACTGAG AAGAAGACTTGCAGGAAGGATATTGCTGCACTACGATCCACCCCTGAGGCTGAGAGAATTGCAAAGGAATGCTTGAAGGACTGTTTGCCATCTGCTTCAGAGCCAAGCACACCCCCAAGTGCTGCCCAGCCCAggcctgcctgcagccctgttGAGCGCAGTCGCAGCATCTCCACGCAGACAGCAGAGCCTCCAGCACCCTGTGAcggctgtgccagtgcccagGCTGGCCTTCAAGAG agcaaagcaaagacCTCTCACACATCAGCAAACACCTCCACacgctgctggagcaggtcaaCCCTCTGA
- the CCDC157 gene encoding coiled-coil domain-containing protein 157 isoform X1 — protein MAHLLGHPGCMASLQADLRDLQGAITDVTSRTGPARFPSWKFPNKVSCELDLLALLERYSHAEGDPEFSQHAHVVLLELVIDRLLLLLQSFTGYAENLLSERTVPPAEAVGPCMSAGLTVRRYWHSMLRLGACYQQLQTEKTCRKDIAALRSTPEAERIAKECLKDCLPSASEPSTPPSAAQPRPACSPVERSRSISTQTAEPPAPCDGCASAQAGLQEVSKAIISICQSQNIPSALSRFQEVVEGTEGRRTLSATDVSYWISEQSKDLSHISKHLHTLLEQVNPLKSELAESKKEKDELQKQVEDFARLLQVEKETQEQQRKEAEQSLEAKNKERLEAVARLEQDKDDLRRGAALLEEQISALKEALATKQAAVQELEATKQTLLEDLKTAVVARSRVLELEEEVQQLTSQRDSLGQELSAVTTQLEKEKAKVESTLRHEKSLQAKQSTLLQQLDSLDQEREELQASLGEVEEDRARMAEQLQESQKQKEQSMHQLRVQQELLDTLQQEKLRLEQSISELQENVSGLEEQAKELKEREKLLVFFPELHIPVETQFESTGNITEDMEKQLQANHIRIGVLEQENTRLRAALAKVKAAAQQGVLQHIPQTQQWTQLSSQRGGEAAGPPSSQGSGDGKGLYRATSKARQRPVGSQQHKLLPTEPAREARACITLPAEGLVLAPHKPRGSSSTARAHHFSHRK, from the exons ATGGCACACCTCCTGGGACACCCCGGCTGCATGGCGAGCCTGCAGGCCGACCTGAGGGACCTGCAAGGAGCCATCACCGACGTCACCTCCCGCACCGGCCCTGCACGCTTCCCCTCCTGGAAGTTCCCCAACAAAGTGTCCTGCGAGCTGGATCTGCTGGCGCTGCTGGAGCGGTACAGTCATGCCGAGGGAGACCCTGAGTTCAGCCAGCATGCGCacgtggtgctgctggagctggtgaTAGACAG gctgctgctgctgcttcagagctTCACGGGCTATGCAGAAAACCTGCTCAGTGAGCGAACTGTGCCCCCAGCGGAGGCAGTGGGACCATGCATGTCGGCAGGGCTGACGGTGAGGAGGTACTGGCACAGCATGCTGCGACTGGGGGCCTGCTACCAGCAGCTTCAGACTGAG AAGACTTGCAGGAAGGATATTGCTGCACTACGATCCACCCCTGAGGCTGAGAGAATTGCAAAGGAATGCTTGAAGGACTGTTTGCCATCTGCTTCAGAGCCAAGCACACCCCCAAGTGCTGCCCAGCCCAggcctgcctgcagccctgttGAGCGCAGTCGCAGCATCTCCACGCAGACAGCAGAGCCTCCAGCACCCTGTGAcggctgtgccagtgcccagGCTGGCCTTCAAGAGGTCAGCAAAGCCATCATCAGCATCTGCCAGAGCCAGAACATCccctcagctctgagcagatttcaggaggtggtggagggCACTGAGGGGAGAAGGACCCTCTCTGCAACTGATGTGAGCTATTGGAtctcagagcaaagcaaagacCTCTCACACATCAGCAAACACCTCCACacgctgctggagcaggtcaaCCCTCTGAAGTCTGAACTGGCAGAGTCAAAGAAGGAGAAGGATGAGCTGCAGAAACAGGTGGAGGACTTTGCTCGGCTGCTTCAGGTGGAGAAGGAGACCCAAgaacagcagaggaaggaggctgagcagagccTGGAAGCAAAGAACAAAGAGCGTTTGGAGGCTGTAGCCAGGCTGGAGCAGGACAAGGATGACCTACGGAGAG GAGCTGCTCTACTGGAAGAGCAAATCTCTGCCCTAAAGGAAGCACTGGCCACAAAGCAggctgctgtgcaggagctgg AGGCAACCAAGCAAACTTTGCTGGAGGACTTGAAGACTGCAGTGGTGGCCAGGAGCCgggtgctggagctggaggaggaggtgcAGCAGCTCACCAGCCAGCGGGACAGCCTGGGCCAGGAGCTGAGTGCAGTCACCACtcagctggagaaggagaaggcCAAAGTGGAGAGCACACTGAGGCACGAGAAG TCCCTACAGGCCAAGCAGAgcaccctgctgcagcagctggacaGCCTGGACCAGGAGCGTGAGGAGCTGCAAGCTAGCCTgggggaggttgaggaggacaGAGCCAGgatggcagagcagctgcaggagagccagaagcagaaggagcagagcaTGCACCAGCTACGGGTGCAGCAG gagctgctggacacattgcagcaggagaagctgagactggAGCAGTCCATCTCTGAGCTACAGGAGAATGTTTctgggctggaggagcaggCAAAGGAGCTGAAAGAGCGGGAGAAACTCCTGGTGTTCTTCCCTGAGCTGCACATCCCCGTTGAGACACAGTTTGAGA GCACTGGGAACATCACTGAGGACatggagaagcagctgcaggccAACCACATCAGGATTGgtgtgctggagcaggagaaCACGCGGCTCAGGGCTGCGCTGGCCAAGGTGaaggcagctgctcagcagggcGTGCTGCAG CACATCCCACAGACCCAGCAGTGGACTCAGCTCAGCAGTCAGCGTGGAGGGGAGGCTGCAGG TCCTCcgagcagccaaggcagcggAGATGGCAAAGGATTGTACAGAGCCACCAGCAAGGCCCGGCAGAGACCCGTGGGCAGCCAGCAACATAAGCTGCTCCCAACAGAACCTGCACGTGAGGCCAGAGCCTGCATCACACTGCCAGCGGAGGGACTGGTGCTGGCTCCACACAAGCccagagggagcagcagcacagccagagcacaCCACTTCTCGCACCGCAAATAG